The nucleotide window GGGCAATTTTCTCTGCGTAGTATTCCATGGTTGTCACTTCAATCGGAGTGAGGTTGAAGGCTGGCAGCAGCGCATGGCTGTCACCACTGTGGATACCGGCAGGCTCAATGTGTTCCATTACGCCCATCACGTGGAAATCAGTACCGTCGAAGATACCATCAATCTCAGCCTCCTGGCAACGATCCAGGAAGTGGTCGATCAGGATCTTGTTGCCTGGCAGGTGACGCAGCAGGCTCAGTACAGACTGTTCCAGTTCTTCTTCGTTGATCACGATACGCATACGCTGTCCGCCCAGTACATAGGAAGGACGTACCAGCACAGGGTATCCTACTTCCTTGGCCACTTCAATAGCTTCATCAGTATTGTAAGCGGTGCCATATTTAGGATAAGGAATACCGAGGTCTTTCAGCATATCGGAGAAACGGCCGCGGTCTTCCGCGATATCCATGTTATCGAAAGAAGTACCGATGATTTTGATACCTTTTTCTTCCAGGCGTTTGGCCAGTTTCAGGGCAGTCTGACCACCCAGCTGAACGATCACACCTTCTGGTTTTTCCAGCTCAACGATCTCCCACAGATGCTCCCAGAACACTGGTTCGAAGTACAGCTTGTCAGCCATATCAAAGTCGGTAGACACCGTTTCAGGGTTACAGTTTACCATGATCGCTTCATAACCGCAATCCTGGATTGCCTGCAGACCGTGTGTACAGCAGTAGTCAAACTCAATACCCTGGCCAATTCTGTTAGGACCGGAACCCAGTACAATGATTTTTTTCTTATCGCTAACCTTGCTTTCGTTTTCTGTATCGAAAGTGGAATAGAAGTAAGGTGTTTTAGCTTCAAACTCAGCGCTGCAGGTATCTACCATTTTGTAGGTACGAACAATGTTGAGGGCTTTACGTTTTTCGTAAACTTCTTCTTCTTCGCAGTTACCGAAGATGATAGACAGCTGTTTGTCGGAGAAGCCCATTTGTTTGGCATCTTTCAGCATGTCGGCCGGAACGCTTTCCAGGTCATGCTCAGCCAGTTGTTTTTCCAGATTTACGATATCCTGTATCTGGTGCAGGAACCAGCGGTCAATATGCGTCTGCTGGTGGATATGTTTCACAGAAGCACCTGCCATCAGGGCATCTTTGATACGGAAGATACGGTCCCAGGTAGGACGTTTCAGTTTTTCGATGAGATCTTCAGTTCTCATCAGTGACTTGCCGTAGTAGCCCAGACCCAGCGCATCGTTTTCGAGGCTCTGACAGGCTTTCTGCAGCGCTTCCGGGAAAGTACGGCCGATGGCCATTACTTCACCTACAGATTTCATCTGCAGGCCCAGGGTGTCGTCTGCACCTTTAAATTTATCGAAGTTCCAGCGTGGCATTTTTACGATAACGTAGTCCAGCGCAGGTTCAAAGAAAGCGGAAGTAGTTCTGGTGATCTGGTTTTCCAGTTCATCCAGGGTGTAGCCAATCGCCAGTTTGGCAGCGATTTTTGCAATCGGATAACCGGTTGCTTTGGATGCCAGGGCAGAAGAGCGGCTTACACGCGGGTTGATTTCAATAGCGATCAGCTCTTCATTTTCCGGATTGAGGGAGAACTGTACGTTACAGCCACCGGCGAAGTTGCCGAGATCACGCATCATCATCATGGCTTTGTTACGCATGTCCTGGAAAGCGGTATCGCTCAGGGTCATGGCCGGCGCCACCGTGATGGAGTCTCCAGTGTGGATACCCATTGGATCGAGGTTCTCTACGGTACAGATGATCACAACGTTGTCATTCTTGTCGCGCAGCAGTTCCAGCTCATATTCTTTCCATCCGAGTACCGCTTTCTCAACCAGTACTTCGTGGATAGGAGAAGCTTTCAGACCACGGTCCAGTGCTTCGTCCAGGTCGTCCTTGCTGTGAACGAAGCCCCCACCTGTACCACCAAGGGTAAAGGAAGGACGGATTACCAGCGGGAAGCCTATTTCCTGTGCAAACTCCTTACCTTCCAGGAAAGAGTTGGCCGTTCTGGCAGGCGCTACCGGTATGCCCAGTTCAATCATCCACTGACGGAACTGTTCACGGTCTTCAGCCTTGTCGATCGCTTTGATGTCTACACCAATGAGGCGAACGTTGTTCTTTTCCCATATTCCCAGCTCATCTACCTCTTTACAAAGGTTCAGCGCTGTTTGACCACCCATGGTAGGCAATACAGCGTCAATCTGGTTTTCTTCCAGAATCTGCTCAATGCTTTCCACGGTTAATGGGAGCAAATAAACCTTATCGGCCATCATAGGGTCCGTCATGATGGTAGCCGGGTTGGAATTAATCAAAATCACTTTAATTCCTTCTTCCCGCAGCGAACGAGCTGCCTGGGAACCGGAATAGTCAAATTCGCAAGCCTGACCAATAATAATGGGACCAGATCCGATAATGAGGACAGATTTGATAGATGAGTCTTTTGGCATTTTTGTAATCTATTGAAAATGAAAAACCACATTGATTTTAATGCCGTGCGAGGGACCAAAAAAATCGTGCAAAGTTACGTGATTTGAAATTTAATAGTGGAATTAAATTTGTTTTTTTAGAAAAGATTTTTGGGAGAAAGATGACTATAAGCTTTTTTTGAATACAATAATTATGACATATGATGAGTTACCGCAAGGTTATCTTCATAAAAACAACAACAGGCATAGCTTCTTTTTCAGAATTCCCAGGGCTGAAGCCCTGGGCTATAGTTTGATGTTCTTTTAAGCCTTGTTAACTACACCCTATGCTGCTGGGGTTGAAGCCCTGGGCTATAGTTCGATGTTATTTTAAGCTTTGTTAACTACACCCTGTGATGCTGGGCTGAAGCCCTGGGCTATAGTTTGATGTTATTTTAAGCTTTGTTAACTACACCCTATGCTGCTGGGGCTGAAGCTCCGGGCTATATATTACCATTTGATACGTGTGGACATCACTGCAATAGCCGCTCCCATCACCGCTATGATGGAAAAAGAAACTGCCAGACTGGTGGCCTGTGCCACAAAACCGATCAGTGGCGGGCCAAACAGAAAGCCCAGGTAACCAATCGTGGAAACGGCCGCCAGCGCCATTCCCGGAGACATCACTTTTGACTTGCCAGCAGCACTATAAACCAGTGGTACTACAGACGAGACGCCCGCACCTACCAGCATAAAACCAAACATAGCACTGACAAAATAAGGGAATACCACCGCTATCAGTAACCCGCTGGCAGTAAGAATACCGCTGATCAGCAACATCTTTC belongs to Chitinophaga sp. HK235 and includes:
- the carB gene encoding carbamoyl-phosphate synthase large subunit, encoding MPKDSSIKSVLIIGSGPIIIGQACEFDYSGSQAARSLREEGIKVILINSNPATIMTDPMMADKVYLLPLTVESIEQILEENQIDAVLPTMGGQTALNLCKEVDELGIWEKNNVRLIGVDIKAIDKAEDREQFRQWMIELGIPVAPARTANSFLEGKEFAQEIGFPLVIRPSFTLGGTGGGFVHSKDDLDEALDRGLKASPIHEVLVEKAVLGWKEYELELLRDKNDNVVIICTVENLDPMGIHTGDSITVAPAMTLSDTAFQDMRNKAMMMMRDLGNFAGGCNVQFSLNPENEELIAIEINPRVSRSSALASKATGYPIAKIAAKLAIGYTLDELENQITRTTSAFFEPALDYVIVKMPRWNFDKFKGADDTLGLQMKSVGEVMAIGRTFPEALQKACQSLENDALGLGYYGKSLMRTEDLIEKLKRPTWDRIFRIKDALMAGASVKHIHQQTHIDRWFLHQIQDIVNLEKQLAEHDLESVPADMLKDAKQMGFSDKQLSIIFGNCEEEEVYEKRKALNIVRTYKMVDTCSAEFEAKTPYFYSTFDTENESKVSDKKKIIVLGSGPNRIGQGIEFDYCCTHGLQAIQDCGYEAIMVNCNPETVSTDFDMADKLYFEPVFWEHLWEIVELEKPEGVIVQLGGQTALKLAKRLEEKGIKIIGTSFDNMDIAEDRGRFSDMLKDLGIPYPKYGTAYNTDEAIEVAKEVGYPVLVRPSYVLGGQRMRIVINEEELEQSVLSLLRHLPGNKILIDHFLDRCQEAEIDGIFDGTDFHVMGVMEHIEPAGIHSGDSHALLPAFNLTPIEVTTMEYYAEKIARALNIRGLINIQFAIKGGQVYVIEANPRASRTTPFIAKAYQVPYLNIATKVMIGANKLQDFTIEKKLTGFAIKEPVFSFNKFPGVNKELGPEMKSTGEAIRFIKDLRDPYFRQLYKEKSMYLSK